From a single Bemisia tabaci chromosome 10, PGI_BMITA_v3 genomic region:
- the LOC109039080 gene encoding uncharacterized protein isoform X1 — MAPEPLDISEHGLLFKATDISDHELLFKATNLSKLASIDLSQYLEAYMRNIRNLYNNSSAVKEINFAEAAMVIQNSLIIFAKNVDSIWARAMRLALSANIKYFNVLIYTIIKEINELC; from the exons ATGGCACCAGAGCCACTGGATATCTCTGAGCATGGGTTGCTCTTCAAAGCAACGGATATTTCTGATCATGAGTTGCTCTTCAAAGCAACCAATTTATCCAAACTGGCCTCCATAGATTTGTCTCAG tacCTGGAGGCATACATGAGGAATATTAGAAATCTCTACAATAACTCCTCAGCagtaaaagaaattaattttgctGAAGCTGCGATGGTGATTCAGAATTCACTGATTATCTTTGCCAAGAATGTCGACTCAATTTGGGCAAGAGCTATGAGGCTTGCTTTATCTGCTAACATAAA GTACTTTAATGTGCTTATTTACACTATCATCAAGGAGATCAATGAGCTTTGTTAA
- the LOC109039080 gene encoding uncharacterized protein isoform X2: protein MAPEPLDISEHGLLFKATDISDHELLFKATNLSKLASIDLSQYLEAYMRNIRNLYNNSSAVKEINFAEAAMVIQNSLIIFAKNVDSIWARAMRLALSANIK, encoded by the exons ATGGCACCAGAGCCACTGGATATCTCTGAGCATGGGTTGCTCTTCAAAGCAACGGATATTTCTGATCATGAGTTGCTCTTCAAAGCAACCAATTTATCCAAACTGGCCTCCATAGATTTGTCTCAG tacCTGGAGGCATACATGAGGAATATTAGAAATCTCTACAATAACTCCTCAGCagtaaaagaaattaattttgctGAAGCTGCGATGGTGATTCAGAATTCACTGATTATCTTTGCCAAGAATGTCGACTCAATTTGGGCAAGAGCTATGAGGCTTGCTTTATCTGCTAACATAAA ataa